GACCTGTCTATAAcagttgaaaattttgatatctgTGGCTGCTACCTGTGTTGTACAAtctatatatatttaaggatggtgtggttgatcatatgacaTTCCAACAGAACACTCACGCAGTTCACTGGTGACTAAATAAAAAGGACACACAGATTGCAGGTATTGCAGGCTTAACTACTGGCCTTCTAATCTCTGTTTCGAATAGTAAAAAACGAAGAAGAGAGTTTTTATGACTACTTACCAGGAATTCTTGGTTTCTTCAATCTTGTCTTCGTCATGTATTCTTCCATTAACTTGTGGTGAGACAGCAGCAGAGGAACTTTCCTGAGCACCTTGATGACTTCTTAGGTTGTTAAGGCCTTGTCCAATTGATTGCCACCATCGTGTACTAACATTTGACTGCACACTGGTAGGGCTTCTTTCCGATAGAGGTTCAATTGGCCGAGCTGAATTAGGGTTCAGCTCTGAGAAGCGTACTGCACCAAGGATTCGTTCTGGAAGTTCAGGCTCGATCTGGCTTTCAATGAGAAATGCTAAATCAACGGTCAAAGTTGTTATATAACCAAATGCTAAATGGACAATTGCATTTGCAACCATTGAAGCTCCAATATCCACGTCAACTTCTATAAAATTCTCTCCAATGGAGTACTTGCATGACACAGCTCGCCCAAGTATACAAATTGCTTGCTCCCCAACTGCTTTTCTCACTATCCAAGGACCCTTGACAATATTTGCTATCAGTTTTAATCTTGAATTACGATATGCATCATCTCCCTTCACAAATTTGTCCATCAATGACCCTTCTGGAATAGGCTGCAATGCACCAAAATAAGCAACAGCACTGTAGTTATCTTTATTCGGTACTTGCAGATTAAATGCCCAAACAAAAGGCTTTTCTGCAGATGGAAATTCGTCGTCTAGAGCTTTCCTAATACGGCTATTAGGACTGTTTAGGACCTCTCCAATCTTTGTAGCGCCTTTGATCCAATCAAATCCTAGAGGCTTTAAAAGATACTCACCACCAGGTATCTTAACCCGTGTTGAAAAATATTCTGGGCCTCTAACCATGAACTTGTCTGCAGGTGGGGTTGCCCAACCATTAGGGCAATTTTCCGGCTCAAGACGTGGAACAGCTCCTTCGGCTCTCAATCTTTGAATCCATTCAGCCTCGTCATTTCCGCCACATGCAGCCATACGTAAATGAAAAAAATCTGAtgaaagaaatatatcagatatCCTTGAAACAATGAAGTTACAGAAATATTGGAAACAATAAACATGCATATCTTAACAAATTAACAGGCGCAGAAATGGCGGGGAGATTGATGACAATTTGAAACATAAAGACGTAAAACTAACCATATATTTCGTCTACTATGAGATAATGAAAAATTAAACGTATCTATCAAACCATAGTTAATGAATCTTCCTAAAAGTGCAAACTACTTTAAGAAGTCAGCAGTATGATTAATGTGCTGATTATTAGTGTAAAAGATGCAAAATCCCACAGTTTCAAAGGAGAATCATATCACGAAGTTATCCACACAATAGCAGTCTGTGGGACAGAATCATGGAACCCGCCATATGAATGTGACGAAATATAACAAGCAAATCCCAAAACATTGTTCTGTGAGCTGATTCAGGACATTAATACATGAGCATTATTCTGATAACGTATCATAATAGTTCTGTAGGGTTCATGCCCATTACACCAGTAAGATAAAAAAGAAGAGAACCCTTTTACCGCACCCTCAACAGCTAGTGAGCTAACTCAAAATATTTTAATGTGCTTGCATTCCCAATACGTGTTTTCACAAACATTAAAGTATATATCTTTTATCCTAGTTTTGGTTTACAAATCCAGTCCCCTTACGACCGAAACTCCCAAGGGGGTGGGAAAATTGGAAGTTTGGCCATCTCAATACAACTTTACTTTTGGGGTTTTTCCAGAGAAATTTTGTACTAACAATTGAATGGGACTAACAACCTGAGACCTCCCTCCAATAATACAAGTCCTCAAACTCTTTTCACTCAAAATTCACCATAAAAATCCCTACATTATCAGTCCACAGTACCATGGATAACCAAGAAAAGTCCACAGCTTCAATTAAATTCTAGttagaattagggttttacaTAACAAAACAAACATACCCATACGCCAGAAATACAAATCAATCACTGAAAATCACACATAGAGAAATCCCAATTCTCCTAAGTTCTGTAGGGTTTTTACAAATTAAATGAAAAtcaaaacagaaagaagaaaaaaacattaatAATCAAAACCCATACCTTATCTTAGCCCAAAATCAAGAATTTGAGAACCTCTGACCAGGAAGCTAATTATTACTAGATGAAAATCTTAATCCAGTATTCCAGTCTGTATTACTGTCTCCTCTGCTTTTGAGAtcttttcctctttttcttttccgTATTTCCACTTTCATAAAACCGAAACAAGTTAATACAGTGAAACAATGTAATATCCACTGTTGATTCATACACTTATTAACCACCGTTAGATTTGATCTTCAGATATTTAATCAATTATTCATTTACTTAAGATTGGTGTATTGGATCAGGATTTATCTAGATAAAATTAGATACTTATAAATATATGATTATGGATTATAGTGGATTTAGATACTTATAAATCCCGAATCTAGtggatttataatgtttcttAACGAATCTTTAAGATTCTTATAAATATATGATTATGGATTATAATGAATTTCCTTAAGAGTAGttagatttttaaaaattgaagtaTATTAACAATTAGTAATATATTTGAAAAAACCAAGATCTTCAtgatttccttaaaaaaaaatcaaaagttgaGGTGGtgggtggatgtggtggtgggtggatgtggtggtggacGGTTGTAGTTAGTGTGTGTGGTGTGGTGGTGGGCGGTTGTAGTTAGTGTGTGTggtgtggtggtggcggtgatggattgtggtggtggtgggcatgggcggtggtggttggtgtgtggcggtgatggttggtggtggtggtggtggtcgacgGTGGTGGTTGTGCTagtgttggttggtggtggtaGAAAAACATAGCGTATTGTGATAAAAAAACATtatccataagaatccatgaaactcttgtggtttgagttaagattgatatgagataataacatacatattttgcttacaaatatccataagaatccatatATATCTTGTCCCTTAACTATCCtaaaaaatcttaaataaattgaatacctaggatatttgtggaatctaaaACAATCTTAATTGAATACCATGAATATTTAATGATTCCTtacatatcctaattgaatacctagaAGTTTTTAGAATTGTTAAATATCCATATAATCCTAATTCAATACACCACTGACATGTACGTTTCTCTTTTTGCGATTCTGAATTGGCCTTAAATAAAGAGAAATTTTCCAATTGCGCAAGATTCGGGAAGAATTTGCCATAATTAAATCTCTGAATTGGGTGTGTAGCACCCTGGTAAATAACATGACAGATATAATAAGATATGAATAGAGAATTGATGAAAAACATTAGTACTTTAAGCTACAGAGATGTTCAAGTGCCGAAGACACAAATAAGATAAGTTTTGAAGAGGATATCTATGAAGATCTTACACACTCTGAATCAGATGACGGATTGTCTCCGTTTCCCATCTGTGGTTTTACAAGTTTAGTTCCTCGTTTTAAATTTTGCAGCTACAACGTTGAGACTTCTTACCGTTGTGACTATTTACTTGAATCATTCGAAAACCTCAAATCCAAGTGTTTTCAAACTTTGACATGACCGGTTGGGTCACCCGGGATCAACAATGATGCGTCGAGTTATAGAAAACTCGCATGGACATCATCTGAAAAATCTAAGAGTCTTGGCGACGATAGATTGTCCGTGCAACGCTTGTTATAAATGAAAGTTAATCATTAGACCATCTTTGATGAAAGTTGGCACTGAATCACCTAATATCTTGCAACGCATTCAAGGTGATGCTTGTGGACCAATTCACCCTTTGTGTGGACCATTTCGTTATTTTATGGTTCGTATTGATGCTTCCACACGATGGTCCCATTTTCTTACTTTCAACTCATACGTTTGCATTTGCAAGGCTTCTTGCGCAAATTATTAGACTACAAGCTCAATTTCCAGATTTTCTTATCAAAATTATTTGTCTTGATAATGCTGGTGAATTTACATCTAAAATATTTGATGATTTTCGCAATTCGATTGGTATTGATGTTGAACACCCCGTTTCTCATGTGCGCACTCAAAATGGTCTAGGGGAATCTTTTATTAAGCGCTTACAATTGATTGCCCAACCACTAATTTTAAGTTCTAAATTGCCATTTACATCATGGGGTCATGTTATATTACATGTTGCATCTGTTCCGTATCAGACCAACCATCTATCAAAAGTACTCGCATGTACAACTTGTACATGGGCAACAACCAAACATATCCCATCTTATGACTTTTGGTTGTGAAATGTATGTACCCATGGCTCCACCTCAGAGAGCGAAATGGGTCCTCAGCATAGACTCGACATTTATGTTGGCTATGGCTCTCCATCTATCATTCGATATTTAGAGCATCAAACAAGAGATGTCTTTAAGGACAGATTTGCTGATTACCAATTTGATGAGTTAATTTTCCCGTCGTCAGGGGGAGAAAAGTTAAAGCTTTAGGAACGTCATGAAACCTCATGGAATACACCATCACTAGCCCATTTTGATCCTTGTACAACCCAATGTGAACTTGAGGTTCAAAGTATCATACATTTGCAAAACATCGCAAATAaaatgcctgatgcatttactGATACGGGTAAGGTAACAAAATCACACATACCTGCTGCAAATACTCCAGCGAGAGTAATTATTCCAGAAGGACATCATGATAATCAGTCCACGGTACGCTTAAAGCGTGGAAGACCTCTTGCTACAAAGGATTCAGTTCCGCGGAAAAAGAGATCAGTAGCTGGCATTCCGTAGAAAGCCATTATCTCTGAAACATTGATTGATCAACCAAATACTGATATACAAGTTGCACCTGAGGAGGCGCATGTACCTAAAAACAATGAGATCTCTATAAACTATGTTGCTACAAGGAAATACTGGTATATGAATAAGATAATTCCTGACAGCAAATTTGCTTTCATTGTTGCTTTGGGTACCATATAAAATATTGATGATTCCGAACCACAATATAAAGATGAATATCGACGTAGAAAAGATTATCCAATGTGGAGGGATGAAATCCAAGTAGAGTTCAACTCATTAACCGAACGTAAAGTTTTTTATCCAGTTGTTGAAACTCTTGAAAATGTAAAATTTGTCGGATACAAATAGGTATTCGTACGAAAGCGTAACGAGAAAAATGAAATTGTGAGACACAAAGCTCGACTCGTTGCACAAGGTTTTTCTCAAAGACCTGGTATTGATTACCAAGAAACCTACTCTCTAGTGATGGATGCCATTACAATCTTAATCCTTTGCTTAAATGAGGTTCCTGGGACATCTATGAGGCCATACACATCAAAACAAGGTTTGTGCACGAAAACTAAAACATCCATTTCTCTCTTCTTCACATCCTCAAAAGTGTACTTATCAGGTACCCCCGCAAGATGTGTCAAACCTTTGTAATCATCATTACCTTTTTTGTGCACCCATTCACCATTGTAGTGGATGAAAACAGCTTTGCTTATCATTATGGCGACGACAATTTAGGGTTCTAAAAGTAACTTCATTTCACAAAACATACTAT
This genomic stretch from Papaver somniferum cultivar HN1 chromosome 5, ASM357369v1, whole genome shotgun sequence harbors:
- the LOC113284594 gene encoding protein ENHANCED DISEASE RESISTANCE 2-like, coding for MAACGGNDEAEWIQRLRAEGAVPRLEPENCPNGWATPPADKFMVRGPEYFSTRVKIPGGEYLLKPLGFDWIKGATKIGEVLNSPNSRIRKALDDEFPSAEKPFVWAFNLQVPNKDNYSAVAYFGALQPIPEGSLMDKFVKGDDAYRNSRLKLIANIVKGPWIVRKAVGEQAICILGRAVSCKYSIGENFIEVDVDIGASMVANAIVHLAFGYITTLTVDLAFLIESQIEPELPERILGAVRFSELNPNSARPIEPLSERSPTSVQSNVSTRWWQSIGQGLNNLRSHQGAQESSSAAVSPQVNGRIHDEDKIEETKNS